Proteins from a genomic interval of Bacteroidota bacterium:
- a CDS encoding TlpA family protein disulfide reductase, translating to MKRKLARVFAVVAAIALGFLVGGGLRSLRFGAESASEARSATGKPAPELVFELLDGSGSAQLSDFRGRAVLLNFWATWCPPCRAELPALNRLQRELAPQGLLVLAISDEDPEQLRRFMAELPEQAIRYGFLGRIPEVAPFNLALRYRPVTVVVDPEGVVREVILGAQSLEAFRQKVAPYLPRRAS from the coding sequence ATGAAGCGCAAGTTAGCTCGGGTCTTTGCCGTCGTGGCCGCGATCGCGTTGGGCTTTCTTGTCGGAGGCGGGCTGCGCTCGCTTCGCTTCGGGGCGGAGTCTGCCTCCGAGGCGCGGAGCGCTACCGGCAAACCCGCCCCGGAGTTGGTCTTTGAGCTCCTAGACGGCTCCGGCTCAGCTCAATTGTCCGACTTTCGCGGCCGGGCCGTGCTGCTCAACTTCTGGGCCACCTGGTGTCCTCCGTGTCGGGCCGAACTGCCCGCCCTCAATCGGCTGCAGCGCGAACTAGCCCCTCAAGGGCTTCTGGTGCTGGCTATCTCGGATGAGGATCCGGAGCAGCTCCGGCGTTTTATGGCCGAGCTTCCGGAGCAGGCCATCCGATACGGTTTTCTGGGTCGCATTCCGGAGGTGGCTCCTTTTAATCTGGCCCTGCGCTATCGGCCCGTGACGGTGGTGGTGGACCCCGAGGGCGTTGTGCGCGAGGTGATCTTGGGCGCGCAGAGCCTGGAGGCGTTCCGGCAGAAGGTCGCGCCGTATTTGCCGAGGAGGGCATCATGA
- a CDS encoding histone deacetylase: MATAFVYDPRYLEHDPGPGHPERPDRLRAILGHLKKGPLWPALEPIQPDPAERAWVERVHPPEYLARLEAFCQAGGGHLDPDTVAGPESLRVALLAAGGVIAACDAVLSGRVRNAFCAVRPPGHHAERARAMGFCLLNNVAIGARYLQHRWGLERMAIVDWDVHHGNGTQEIFYEDPSVLFISLHQHPLYPGTGSRQERGRGPGEGYTLNIPLPPGSDDAVYERAFLEEVLPALDRFRPEALLISAGFDAHRLDPLAQQRLSEAGFRRMAELLWDVARRYAGGRLIAVLEGGYHLEALARSVEACLEVWTRKET, from the coding sequence ATGGCCACGGCCTTTGTGTACGACCCCCGGTATCTGGAGCATGATCCGGGTCCGGGTCATCCGGAACGCCCCGATCGGCTGCGCGCCATATTGGGTCATCTCAAGAAAGGCCCCTTGTGGCCGGCTCTTGAGCCGATCCAACCGGATCCCGCTGAGCGCGCGTGGGTGGAGCGCGTGCACCCGCCGGAGTACCTGGCTCGTCTTGAGGCCTTCTGCCAGGCCGGAGGCGGGCACTTGGACCCCGACACGGTCGCGGGGCCCGAAAGCCTGCGGGTTGCGCTCCTAGCCGCCGGCGGCGTTATAGCCGCCTGCGATGCCGTGCTCTCCGGACGCGTCCGGAACGCCTTCTGCGCCGTACGGCCGCCTGGACATCACGCCGAGCGGGCTCGCGCAATGGGCTTTTGCCTGCTTAACAACGTCGCCATCGGGGCCCGTTACCTGCAGCATCGCTGGGGTCTGGAGCGCATGGCGATCGTCGACTGGGACGTGCATCACGGAAACGGCACGCAGGAGATCTTCTACGAGGATCCTTCGGTGCTCTTCATAAGCCTGCACCAGCATCCGCTCTATCCGGGCACGGGGTCGCGCCAAGAGCGCGGCCGCGGGCCGGGGGAGGGCTACACCCTGAATATCCCGTTGCCGCCCGGCTCCGATGATGCGGTCTATGAGCGCGCCTTCCTTGAAGAGGTGCTGCCCGCCCTGGATCGCTTCCGACCAGAAGCCCTGCTGATTTCGGCCGGCTTCGACGCCCATCGGCTCGATCCCCTGGCGCAGCAGCGCCTAAGCGAGGCCGGATTTCGCCGCATGGCGGAGCTGCTCTGGGATGTCGCCCGGCGGTATGCCGGAGGGCGCCTGATCGCCGTCCTGGAGGGTGGCTATCACCTGGAGGCCCTGGCCCGGAGCGTAGAGGCCTGTTTGGAGGTCTGGACCCGGAAGGAGACATGA
- a CDS encoding SDR family oxidoreductase has translation MAALFHGRVALVTGGASGIGRATALAFARAGAQVVVSDVAVEGGQRTVSEIQQAGGEALFIQADVSDPQQVQELIRRTLEAYGRLDCAFNNAGIEGAQASTAECTEENWDRVLAINLKGVWLCMKYEIPVMLRQGGGAIVNTASVAGLVGFPNIPAYVASKHGVVGLTKTAALEYAQQGIRINAVCPGVILTPMVERFSPDPQSLAAMEPIGRLGRPEEVAEAVLWLCSDAASFVTGVAFPVDGGFMAQ, from the coding sequence ATGGCTGCTTTGTTCCATGGTCGGGTGGCCCTGGTCACGGGCGGGGCCTCTGGTATCGGCCGCGCGACGGCCCTGGCATTCGCTCGCGCAGGTGCGCAAGTAGTGGTCTCGGATGTGGCCGTTGAAGGGGGACAGAGGACCGTAAGCGAAATCCAACAGGCGGGTGGAGAGGCGCTCTTCATCCAGGCTGATGTCTCCGATCCCCAGCAGGTTCAGGAGTTGATCCGAAGGACCCTTGAGGCCTATGGGCGCTTGGATTGCGCCTTCAACAACGCGGGCATCGAGGGTGCCCAGGCTTCGACGGCCGAGTGCACGGAGGAAAACTGGGATCGGGTGCTGGCGATCAACCTAAAAGGCGTCTGGCTGTGCATGAAATACGAGATCCCCGTCATGCTCCGTCAGGGCGGTGGGGCGATCGTAAACACCGCCTCGGTGGCCGGGTTGGTCGGGTTCCCCAACATCCCCGCTTATGTAGCCAGCAAACACGGCGTGGTGGGACTCACAAAAACCGCAGCCCTGGAGTACGCGCAGCAGGGCATCCGGATCAACGCCGTATGTCCGGGCGTTATTCTTACGCCCATGGTGGAGCGCTTTAGCCCAGATCCTCAATCGCTGGCGGCGATGGAGCCCATCGGACGCTTAGGACGCCCCGAAGAGGTGGCAGAGGCTGTTTTGTGGCTGTGCTCGGATGCGGCCTCCTTCGTTACCGGGGTGGCTTTCCCCGTTGACGGGGGATTTATGGCGCAATAG
- the queG gene encoding tRNA epoxyqueuosine(34) reductase QueG: MAYARAWVEELTRALQKRAAELGFEACRIARAERLDEEATRLEAWLKAGMHASMSWMERHFELRVDPSRLLEGARSVICVLHSYYVPLQPNARPQVGRIARYAWGDDYHEVLKDKLWELFAFLEERVPGVRGRAFVDSGPVLEKAWAVRSGLGWQGKNSNILHPRLGSYFFLGVLIVDVELLYDGPIPDHCGRCSRCIEACPTQAIVAPSVVDARRCISYWTIEHRGETIDPEVAKRMGSWIFGCDICQEVCPWNKFAQATREPRLMPRPGIADTTLQEWAELDLEAYRKRFAKSAVKRAKFAGFQRNVRTVLQVRQREQVTENG; this comes from the coding sequence ATGGCATATGCTCGGGCTTGGGTCGAGGAGCTTACCCGGGCGCTTCAGAAGCGTGCAGCGGAGCTGGGCTTTGAGGCCTGCCGCATAGCGCGCGCCGAGCGTCTCGATGAAGAGGCTACACGCCTAGAGGCCTGGCTTAAGGCCGGCATGCACGCCTCCATGAGTTGGATGGAGCGCCATTTCGAGCTGCGCGTCGACCCGAGTCGCCTTCTGGAGGGCGCCCGATCCGTGATCTGTGTGCTGCATTCCTATTACGTTCCCCTTCAGCCCAACGCCCGGCCCCAAGTGGGCCGCATTGCGCGCTACGCCTGGGGGGATGATTATCACGAGGTCCTCAAGGACAAGCTCTGGGAGCTCTTCGCCTTCCTGGAGGAGCGCGTTCCGGGCGTGCGCGGCCGCGCCTTCGTGGACAGCGGCCCGGTTCTGGAGAAGGCCTGGGCTGTGCGCTCCGGGTTGGGTTGGCAGGGCAAGAACAGCAACATCCTGCATCCGCGCCTGGGCTCCTACTTTTTCCTGGGGGTGCTCATCGTGGATGTGGAGCTCCTCTACGATGGGCCGATCCCGGATCACTGCGGTCGGTGTTCCCGCTGCATAGAGGCTTGTCCCACGCAGGCGATCGTGGCTCCCTCGGTGGTGGACGCCCGGCGCTGTATCTCGTACTGGACGATCGAGCACCGCGGCGAGACGATCGATCCCGAGGTAGCCAAACGCATGGGCTCCTGGATTTTCGGCTGCGACATCTGCCAGGAGGTATGCCCCTGGAACAAGTTCGCCCAGGCGACCCGGGAGCCGCGCCTGATGCCCCGGCCCGGTATCGCGGATACGACCTTGCAGGAGTGGGCGGAGCTGGACCTGGAGGCGTACCGAAAGCGCTTCGCCAAAAGCGCCGTCAAACGGGCCAAGTTCGCCGGCTTTCAACGCAACGTGCGCACCGTCTTGCAGGTGCGCCAACGCGAGCAGGTGACGGAAAACGGCTAA
- a CDS encoding 5'-nucleotidase C-terminal domain-containing protein translates to MRTPPIALAGLLFLGLGCAAPKELRWTPEARFFVLDSSVPADSALQLLLAPYKRIYDSATGLVIGYAPQTLMRGQPEGPLGNFVADLMLQWAQERWGGRVQVALTNNGGLRAPLFAGPITVGAIYELMPFENTMTRLELTGEQLMRLADRLAEQGGQPISGMSFRIRERRAEEVRVQGEAVRPEGRYGLVTTNFVADGGDGILSPVGAPLEREDTTTLLRELILAHIRTLTAQGRHVEARIDGRIRREQ, encoded by the coding sequence ATGCGCACGCCGCCGATCGCCTTAGCGGGCCTGCTGTTTCTGGGGCTAGGCTGTGCGGCCCCTAAGGAGCTGCGCTGGACCCCTGAGGCGCGCTTTTTCGTTCTGGATTCCTCGGTTCCGGCCGATTCGGCCCTTCAGCTGCTGCTGGCCCCGTATAAACGGATCTACGATTCCGCAACGGGCCTCGTGATCGGCTACGCGCCCCAGACGCTTATGCGCGGGCAGCCAGAGGGGCCGCTGGGCAACTTCGTGGCCGATCTAATGCTCCAATGGGCCCAAGAGCGTTGGGGAGGCCGCGTACAGGTGGCCCTCACCAACAACGGAGGGCTGCGCGCACCCCTTTTTGCTGGACCCATCACCGTGGGGGCGATCTACGAGCTGATGCCCTTTGAGAACACCATGACCCGCCTGGAGCTGACCGGAGAGCAGCTGATGCGGCTCGCCGATCGCCTGGCCGAGCAGGGCGGGCAGCCCATTAGCGGGATGAGCTTCCGGATCCGGGAGCGTCGGGCCGAGGAGGTGCGCGTCCAGGGGGAAGCGGTGCGGCCCGAGGGCCGCTACGGGCTTGTGACCACGAACTTCGTCGCCGACGGCGGCGACGGTATCCTAAGCCCCGTAGGGGCGCCTCTAGAGCGAGAGGATACGACGACGCTTCTGCGCGAGCTCATTTTGGCGCACATCCGGACGCTTACGGCTCAGGGCCGACACGTGGAGGCCCGCATCGACGGGCGCATACGGCGGGAGCAGTAG
- a CDS encoding metallophosphatase produces MNRRAFLDKALRGGMGAWLMTQAWARWAEARAFRRIVILHTNDVHSRIEPFPENAGPMAGLGGAARRATLVRRLRAQEPHLLLVDAGDIFQGTAYFNLFRGELDFRTMSAIGYDLATLGNHDFDLGVEGLLRALEHARFGFLSANYRFESAELRAAVRPYAVRELAGVRVGLIGVGIDLEGLLPAPLRAGVRYEDPVPIVRELVAHLRRRERSHLVVVLSHLGYEYSSPRIDDVKLARAVPGIDLIIGGHTHTFLDAPRVIEHEHEPPTWIVQAGWGGVRLGRVDFVFDAQGRLVRRLALGYTLDGRWSA; encoded by the coding sequence ATGAACCGGCGTGCGTTCTTGGACAAGGCCCTTCGGGGCGGAATGGGCGCATGGCTCATGACGCAGGCCTGGGCCCGCTGGGCCGAGGCCCGGGCCTTCAGGCGCATCGTGATCCTGCACACCAACGACGTGCACTCCCGCATCGAGCCGTTTCCGGAGAACGCTGGGCCGATGGCCGGTTTAGGGGGCGCGGCGCGGCGCGCCACGCTCGTGCGCCGGCTTCGGGCCCAGGAGCCGCACCTGTTGCTGGTGGACGCCGGGGATATCTTCCAAGGCACGGCCTACTTCAACCTCTTTCGCGGTGAGCTCGACTTCCGAACGATGAGCGCCATCGGCTACGACCTGGCCACCTTGGGCAATCACGACTTCGATCTCGGCGTTGAGGGCCTGCTGCGCGCCCTGGAGCACGCCCGATTTGGGTTCCTATCGGCCAACTACCGCTTTGAAAGCGCTGAGCTGCGCGCGGCCGTGCGGCCTTATGCGGTGCGCGAGCTGGCCGGCGTTCGGGTGGGCCTAATCGGCGTGGGCATCGACCTGGAGGGCCTGCTGCCGGCCCCGCTGCGGGCTGGGGTGCGCTACGAGGATCCGGTTCCGATCGTGCGCGAACTCGTAGCACACCTGCGCCGACGGGAGCGTTCTCATCTGGTGGTGGTGCTCTCGCATTTGGGCTACGAGTACTCCTCGCCGCGCATTGACGACGTCAAACTGGCCCGCGCCGTTCCGGGCATCGACCTCATCATCGGGGGGCATACGCACACGTTCCTGGATGCCCCGCGCGTGATAGAACACGAGCATGAGCCGCCCACTTGGATCGTGCAGGCCGGTTGGGGCGGGGTCCGGCTGGGGCGCGTGGATTTCGTTTTCGATGCGCAAGGCCGTCTTGTGCGCCGCCTGGCCCTGGGGTACACGCTCGATGGCCGCTGGAGTGCGTAG
- a CDS encoding DJ-1/PfpI family protein gives MAPKVLMLVGDFAEDYEVMVPFQALQMVGYTVHAVCPGKRSGQKIRTAIHDFEGDQTYSEKPGHQFTLNYSFDEVEPEAYDALVIAGGRAPEYIRLNARVLEIVRHFAAARKPIAAICHGIQVLTAADAVRGRRLTAYPAVGPEVRLAGGEYVEVPADQAVVDDNLVTAPAWPAHPQWLAKFLEVMGTRIEHRRAVPA, from the coding sequence ATGGCGCCCAAGGTGCTCATGCTCGTCGGGGACTTCGCCGAAGACTACGAGGTCATGGTCCCCTTTCAGGCCCTGCAGATGGTGGGCTACACCGTGCACGCCGTCTGCCCCGGAAAGCGGTCCGGGCAGAAAATCCGCACGGCCATTCACGATTTCGAGGGCGATCAGACGTACTCCGAAAAGCCCGGCCATCAGTTCACCTTGAACTACAGCTTCGATGAGGTCGAGCCCGAAGCATACGACGCCCTGGTGATAGCCGGAGGCCGGGCGCCGGAGTACATCCGCCTAAACGCGCGCGTGCTTGAGATCGTGCGACACTTCGCCGCCGCTCGGAAGCCGATCGCGGCGATCTGCCACGGAATCCAGGTGCTCACGGCAGCCGATGCGGTGCGGGGCCGGCGCCTGACGGCCTACCCGGCCGTGGGCCCAGAGGTTCGGCTGGCCGGAGGCGAGTACGTAGAGGTGCCCGCCGATCAGGCCGTGGTGGACGACAACCTGGTCACGGCCCCCGCTTGGCCGGCTCATCCCCAGTGGTTGGCCAAGTTCCTAGAGGTGATGGGCACGCGCATCGAACACCGGCGCGCCGTACCGGCCTGA
- a CDS encoding MOSC N-terminal beta barrel domain-containing protein, translated as MSAEARLAALYVYPVKSCRGFAVEAWTVEERGLAHDRRWMWVGPQGRALTQRELPKMALISVALTEEALQLAYPGREPLWVPLEPGQRARWCIVRLWNEELRLLDLGPEPARWFASALGQEARLVFQPRESHRPLDARYGRPGEGVSLADGYPILLLSEASLEALNALLERPVSVLRFRPNLVFAGVEPFAEDTWSWVRLGSVRLRLVKPCSRCLVPSIDPESGCLEPEPLRTLASFRLRQGRIWLGQNAVPETTGPVWAGQRAELGLR; from the coding sequence ATGAGCGCCGAAGCGCGTCTTGCGGCCCTGTACGTTTACCCCGTAAAGTCCTGCCGGGGTTTTGCCGTCGAAGCTTGGACTGTGGAGGAGAGGGGGCTAGCCCACGATCGGCGCTGGATGTGGGTCGGGCCCCAGGGGCGCGCGCTCACGCAACGCGAACTTCCCAAGATGGCCCTCATAAGTGTTGCGCTCACCGAAGAGGCGCTGCAGTTGGCCTACCCGGGCCGGGAGCCTTTGTGGGTGCCGCTAGAGCCCGGCCAGAGGGCTCGGTGGTGTATTGTGCGGCTCTGGAACGAGGAGCTTCGCCTGCTCGACCTGGGTCCAGAGCCCGCTCGGTGGTTCGCCTCGGCCCTCGGTCAAGAGGCCCGATTGGTTTTTCAGCCCCGAGAGAGCCACCGACCCCTGGATGCGCGTTACGGAAGGCCCGGCGAAGGGGTAAGTCTGGCCGATGGCTATCCGATACTGCTGCTCAGCGAGGCCTCCCTGGAAGCGCTTAACGCGCTCTTAGAGCGCCCGGTCTCCGTTCTGCGGTTTCGCCCCAACCTCGTCTTCGCCGGCGTCGAACCGTTTGCGGAGGACACCTGGTCCTGGGTGCGGCTGGGCTCTGTCCGCCTGCGCCTGGTCAAGCCCTGCAGCCGCTGTCTAGTCCCCTCCATCGACCCCGAAAGCGGCTGCTTGGAGCCCGAGCCCCTGCGCACGCTGGCGAGCTTTCGGCTCCGTCAAGGTCGGATTTGGCTGGGCCAAAACGCCGTGCCCGAAACGACCGGGCCCGTGTGGGCGGGGCAGCGGGCCGAGCTCGGCTTGCGCTAG
- the proS gene encoding proline--tRNA ligase — MAERITPRAQDYAQWYVDVIRQAKLADYSPVRGCMVIRPNGYAIWEKIREVLDGMFKETGHQNAYFPLFIPKSFFSKEAEHVEGFAKECAIVTHSRLRLSADGRGVEPDPDSRLEEELIVRPTSETIIWDTYRNWIQSFRDLPILINQWANVVRWEMRTRPFLRTMEFLWQEGHTAHATAEEALEETLRILDLYRQFAEAYMAMPVWVGKKSESEKFAGAVETYTLEALMQDGRALQAGTSHFLGQNFAKAFDVTFQDRDGQRKYVWATSWGVSTRLIGALIMTHSDDNGLVLPPKLAPTHVVIVPVWRSEQERAAVLEYGEGIRQELRQAGLSVLLDTDEQHTPGWKFHEYEAQGVPVRVVVGPRDLKQEQAEVVRRDTREKSTVPRGQLASYVRELLEDIQRALFARALAFREAHTHRVETYEEFRERIEAGGFILARWDGDPEIEARIKEETKATIRCIPLEAIEDPGPALISGRPVRYRVVFARAY; from the coding sequence ATGGCTGAACGCATTACCCCTAGGGCGCAGGATTACGCGCAGTGGTACGTGGACGTGATCCGCCAGGCCAAGCTGGCCGATTACTCTCCTGTGCGCGGCTGCATGGTGATCCGTCCCAACGGATATGCGATCTGGGAGAAGATACGCGAGGTGCTCGACGGCATGTTTAAGGAGACCGGGCATCAGAACGCGTATTTCCCGCTTTTCATCCCCAAATCCTTCTTTAGCAAAGAGGCCGAGCACGTAGAGGGCTTTGCCAAGGAGTGCGCCATTGTAACGCATTCCCGGCTTCGGCTTTCGGCCGATGGCAGGGGGGTGGAGCCGGATCCCGATTCGCGCTTAGAGGAAGAGCTTATCGTGCGCCCCACCTCGGAGACGATCATCTGGGATACGTATCGGAACTGGATCCAGAGCTTTCGTGACTTGCCGATTTTGATCAACCAGTGGGCCAACGTGGTCCGATGGGAGATGCGCACGCGTCCGTTTTTGCGCACCATGGAGTTTCTCTGGCAGGAGGGGCATACGGCCCATGCCACGGCTGAGGAGGCGCTAGAGGAGACGCTGCGGATCTTGGATTTATATCGTCAGTTCGCCGAAGCGTACATGGCCATGCCCGTGTGGGTGGGCAAGAAGTCCGAGTCCGAGAAGTTCGCCGGCGCTGTCGAAACCTATACGCTTGAAGCCCTCATGCAGGACGGCCGCGCCCTGCAGGCGGGCACTTCACACTTTTTGGGGCAGAATTTCGCAAAAGCCTTTGATGTGACCTTTCAGGATCGGGACGGCCAACGCAAATACGTCTGGGCCACCAGCTGGGGGGTGTCCACGCGTTTAATCGGCGCGCTCATCATGACGCACTCCGATGATAACGGCTTGGTCCTGCCCCCTAAGCTTGCCCCCACGCACGTGGTGATCGTACCCGTTTGGCGGAGCGAACAGGAGCGCGCGGCCGTGCTCGAATACGGGGAGGGGATTCGACAGGAGCTCCGTCAGGCGGGTCTTAGCGTGCTGCTGGATACCGATGAGCAGCATACGCCGGGCTGGAAGTTTCACGAATACGAGGCACAGGGGGTGCCTGTGCGCGTGGTCGTCGGACCGCGCGATCTCAAACAGGAGCAGGCCGAGGTAGTTCGGCGCGATACGCGGGAGAAAAGCACGGTCCCCCGCGGTCAGCTCGCCTCCTACGTTCGGGAGCTACTGGAGGACATCCAACGCGCGCTCTTTGCTCGGGCTCTGGCTTTTCGCGAGGCGCATACCCATCGGGTGGAAACTTATGAGGAGTTTCGGGAAAGAATCGAGGCCGGCGGCTTTATTTTGGCCCGCTGGGATGGGGATCCCGAGATCGAAGCCCGCATCAAGGAGGAAACCAAAGCCACGATCCGGTGTATTCCTCTAGAAGCCATCGAAGATCCGGGGCCGGCTCTGATCTCCGGCCGGCCCGTCCGTTATCGGGTGGTGTTTGCGCGAGCCTACTAG
- a CDS encoding sulfurtransferase yields the protein MKPYAHPESLVSTEWVAAHMHDTARIRIVESNEDILLYDTGHIPNAVHLDWTRDLQDPIMRDYIDKERFAALCSRLGIGNDTTVVFYGDKNNWWACYAFWVFKLFGHKDCRIMDGGRQKWIAEGRPLVREVPSFAPRPYVAQDPDLSIRAFRDQVLAHMRAGKPLVDVRTPQEYAGELTHMPDYPQEGALRAGHIPGAVNVPWSRAVREDGTFRSREELERLYLQEQGLSPQEEVITYCRIGERSSHTWFVLRYLLGFERVRNYDGSWTEWGNLVGVPIEKGPGRQSS from the coding sequence ATGAAACCGTATGCGCATCCTGAGTCGTTGGTCTCAACCGAATGGGTAGCGGCGCACATGCACGACACCGCGCGAATCCGGATCGTGGAGTCCAACGAGGACATCCTGCTCTACGACACCGGACATATTCCGAACGCCGTGCACCTCGATTGGACGCGCGATCTGCAGGATCCCATCATGCGGGACTACATCGACAAAGAGCGCTTCGCCGCCCTCTGCAGCCGGCTCGGCATCGGCAACGACACGACGGTCGTCTTCTACGGGGATAAGAACAACTGGTGGGCTTGTTACGCTTTTTGGGTCTTTAAGCTCTTCGGCCACAAGGATTGCCGCATCATGGACGGCGGGCGGCAGAAGTGGATCGCCGAGGGCCGGCCCCTGGTGCGCGAGGTCCCGAGCTTTGCGCCGCGCCCGTACGTGGCGCAGGATCCGGACCTGTCGATTCGGGCCTTTCGGGATCAGGTGCTGGCGCACATGCGCGCCGGAAAACCGCTTGTGGACGTGCGCACCCCGCAGGAGTACGCGGGGGAGCTGACGCACATGCCGGACTATCCGCAGGAGGGCGCGCTACGAGCTGGACATATACCTGGGGCCGTGAACGTCCCCTGGAGCCGGGCCGTGCGGGAGGACGGCACCTTCCGCAGCCGAGAGGAGCTCGAACGGCTCTACCTGCAAGAGCAGGGCCTCTCTCCGCAAGAGGAGGTTATCACCTACTGCCGCATCGGGGAGCGCTCTAGCCACACTTGGTTTGTGCTCCGGTACCTGTTGGGCTTTGAGCGCGTGCGCAACTACGACGGCTCCTGGACCGAGTGGGGTAACCTCGTGGGGGTGCCCATCGAGAAGGGCCCCGGCCGACAGAGCTCCTAA
- a CDS encoding SufE family protein — protein sequence MPTLQEFVRLFASGDDRMRFDILLDLSERLPPLPTELQQASARAQARVPECQSPVYLWVRVDPEKRIRLYADAPREAPTVRGFVALLVEALDGHPAQEIWSAPIDLLHRLGLAQALGMQRARGLEAIYRRLLAEVKRQLAESDSA from the coding sequence ATGCCCACGCTTCAGGAGTTCGTCAGACTCTTCGCATCCGGCGACGATCGGATGCGCTTTGACATCCTGCTGGATCTTTCGGAGCGCCTCCCTCCGCTTCCGACAGAGCTTCAGCAGGCAAGCGCGCGCGCCCAGGCGCGCGTTCCGGAGTGTCAGTCGCCGGTTTATCTCTGGGTGCGAGTGGATCCGGAGAAGCGCATCCGGCTCTATGCCGACGCCCCCCGCGAAGCCCCCACGGTCCGGGGGTTTGTGGCGCTGCTCGTAGAGGCCCTCGACGGCCATCCGGCTCAGGAGATCTGGTCCGCCCCGATTGACCTGCTCCATCGGCTGGGCCTGGCTCAGGCCCTGGGCATGCAACGCGCTCGGGGTCTGGAGGCCATTTACCGGCGCCTGCTGGCGGAGGTCAAGCGCCAGTTGGCGGAATCCGATTCCGCATAG